Genomic segment of Acidimicrobiales bacterium:
CCTGCACACCGCCCGACACCTGCTCCACGCCCGCGAGGGTGGCTCCCGCGCGCAGCTTGGATCCGACCGGGACGGGGGAGGGGAAGCGCAGCTTGTTCAGTCCGTAGTTGATGCCCATCGCCACGCCCGAGACGACGAGGATCTCGCTCAGCAGCATCGGCGCGAGCGACAGCGTCAGGTAGCCGTGCGCGATCGGAGCGCCGAAAGGCCCGGCCTTGGCGCGCTCGACGTCAACGTGGATCCACTGGTGGTCGCCCGTCGCGTCTGCGAAGAGGTTCACCTGCTCCTGGGTGACCTCGTGCCACTCGCTGTAGCCGAGATGCTCCCCGACGCGCTGCTCCAGGCCGCTGATGCCGTCGATCGTGGTAACCATGCCCGCAGGCTACGCCAGCTACCGGGCCGGCACCCAACCGCCTACTTGAACCAGGTTTTGCGGTACGACCGGCTCTGGGGGTGCAGCAACAACGCCAGCAGCGCAGCGAAGAACGCCAGGTTCAGGACGGCCCCGAACGAGAAGTACAGCACGATGAAGGCCAGCTGCACCGCCGCGAGCACCACGCCGAGCCAGTAGCCCCATTTCTTCTCGTTGGCTATGCCCCAGCCTGCAGCGACCTGACCGACCACCAGCACGGTCCCGATCGGCACCGCCGACACCTCGCCGTCTATGACCCCCAGCGCGGCGTTCACGTACATGAGGATCGTCGCCATCATCAGCGTTTGAGGCTGGGTCCGGTCGAGCCAACGATTGGCGGGCATGGCCACCAGTGTGCCAGCGCCCGGGCCTTACCGGCCGCCGCCCCCGCCGCGCCCCGTTGCCCCGGCCCCAACCCTCGCAGCCAGCTGCCCGCACGCCGCATCGATGTCGGTGCCGCGGTTGCGCCGAACGGTCGCGTTCACCCCGAGCGACACCAGCATGTCCCGGAACCCGCGTACCGCCGGCGGCGAGCTCCCGCGGACGCGGTAGCCCGGCGTGGGGTTCAAGGGGATGAGGTTGACGTGCGCGCCGAGCGGCCGGGCGAGCAAGGCGAGCTCCTCGGCGTCGGAGGGCCGGTCGTTGACGCCCGATATCAACGCCCACTCGAAGCTGAGCCGCCGGCCCTTCGCCGTCACGTACTGGCCGCACGCCTCCATCAGCGAGTCGATGGGGTAGCGGCGGTTGAGCGGGACGAGGCTGCTCCTCAGCTCGTCGTTGGCCGCGTGCAACGACACGGCGAGGTTGACCGGCAGGTCCTCGCCGGCCATCCGGCGTATCCCGGGTATCACGCCGACCGTCGAGACGGTGAGATGCCTGGCCGAAATGCCGAGCTCGTCGTGGATGCGCCGCAGCGCGGCCCACAGGTTGTCGTAGTTGGCGAGCGGTTCGCCCATTCCCATGAAGACGACGTTCGACAAGCGCGCAGGCATCGCAGCGCGCCTCGCTACCACCACCTGCTCGACGATCTCGCCCGCCGACAGGTTCCGGCTGAACCCCGCCTGCCCGGTCGCGCAAAACGAGCACCGCATCGCGCATCCCGCCTGGCTCGACACGCAGACCGTTGCGCGTTCGGGATAGTGCATGAGGACGGTCTCCGCCTGCGCGCCGCCCTCCAACTGCCACAGCCACTTGACCGTCCTGCCGCCGTCCGACACCGACTCGGCGACACGGGTCAGCGCCGGCGGCAGAGCCGACTCCAATCGCGACCGGAGGCGAGCCGGCAGGTTCGTCATCTCGGAAGGCCGCCGTCCCTCAGCGTGCAGCCCCCGCCACACCTGGTCGACCCGGTACGCGGGCTCACCCTCGAGCAGCCGGCCCAACTCCTCGCGCGTCAACTCGTACGCCCCGACCATCCGAGATCCGACCATCCGAGACCCGACCATCCGAGTTCCCCTCAGCGCGACGATGGGACGTCGCCGACGTAGGCCTGGTCGAGGTGGTTCACCACGAACCCCATGTCGACGTAGAGCTTGACCGCTTTGGCGTTGTCAGCATCCACGTACAGCATCCCTGTGCGAATACCCTTGCCGTACAGGTGATCCAGCCCCGCGAGCACCAGCGAACGACCCAGCCCGGGCCGCGGCTCACCCGCCTCGGGGTCGACAGCGATGACGTAGATCTCCCCCAGCGGAGGCTCGTCGTCCGCGTGCACCTTCGTCCAGCAGAATCCGTCGATCTTGCCGGAGCTGTCCTCGTGCAGGAGGAATCCCGCCGCGTCGAACCAGGGCTCCGCCTCGCGCTGCTTGATGGTCGCGAGGTCCCAGCCGCCTTGCTCGGGATGCCAGTGGAACGCCCGGTTGTTGACCTCCAACCAGGCCTCCTCGTCGGAGCCGACCTCGAACGTCCGCACGGCTATCGGTGGCGCACCGTCGCGCGCCGACTCCTCGACGGGAAGCGGGCGGCGCATCTGGTATAGAACCCGGCCGGGCTTCAGGCCGACCGACTCGGCGATCCGGTCGTGGTGGGGGCGCGGCTGGTTGACCCACATGTGCACATGACCGCCTCCCTCCGAGGCGATCACGTCGACCGCGGCTTTCAGGAGATCCGCGCCGATCGTGTTGCCGGGGACCCGGTGGTGCGGGTCGACGACGTACTCCAGCGCCCAGTTCCCCGAACCGCGCGACACCTGCGCGTACCCGACGGGATGGTCGTGGCCGGACTCCCATGCGACAAGGCCGGCGAAGCCCTCCCGCCCTCCGTGGACGAGGTCGAGCCACGCGTGCTCGTCGAGAGCAGCGTGCGCGTCGGCAGCAGCGGCGGCGTCGAACAGCGCCCGCAACGAAGCGGCATCGTCGCCGTCGATATGCCGGTTGATCTCTATGCGGTGCACCGCCCAAAGGGTACCGGCGCAACGGGCGGCCCCGACCGTAGGCTGAGTAGGTGGCGAAACCGAGGACAGCGAAGGGGCGCGCGCGGGAGACGGCGCACCGGCTGGCGGCCGAGTACCCGGGCACCGTGCGGGAGCTGTGCGCGCTCGACTTCAAGACGCCGTTCCAGCTTCTCGTGGCGACTGTCCTGTCGGCGCAGACCACCGACGAGCGCGTCAACATGGTCACCCCGGACGTGTTCGCGCGCTACCCCGAGCCGGCCGACCTCGCCGCCGCGGACCCGGGCGAGCTCGAGGAGATGATCCACTCGACGGGCTTCTTCCGCTCGAAGACCAAGAGCCTCATAGGTCTCGGCAGGGCGCTCGACGAGCGATTCGGCGGCGAGGTGCCCGACAATATCGCCGACCTGGTGACCGTACCCGGGGTGGGTCGCAAGACGGCCAACGTGATCCTGTCGGTCGCCTTCGACAAGCCCGGCCTCGCCGTCGACACGCACGTGACCCGCCTGACCCGGCTGCTCGGCCTGACCGAGTCGGCGGACCCGGTGCGCATCGAGAGCGACGTGTGCGCGGTGCTGCCGCCCGGGGAGTGGGGGAGCTTCGGCCTGCGCCTGATACTTCACGGACGGAGGGTCTGCATCGCCCGCCGGCCGCAGTGCGCCGATTGCGTGCTGGCGGACTTCTGCCCGTCTTCCCGGGCGCCGACCGGCAAGGCGGCAAAGGCCCGTTAGGCGATCTTGTCGACGATCCGCCTCAGGCGACGCTGCGCGGACCTGAGCGATCGCTCCACTTCGAAGAGGTCCGGCCCCATCAAACCCCGCTCCTGCGAGGCGAGCCCGTCGACGATCTCGGTGACCCGCTTGAGCAGGTCCTCGACGGCGGTGGAGACGGAACTCAGTTCGGCGCGAGCGGACATACCGATACCATCATGGACCCGATGTCCCCCCCACAAGCGACGCCGCTGCTGACGCCCCTTGACCTGCGCGGCGCCACGGGGGACATGGCCAAGCATCTCCCCGAGCCGCCGGCCAGCGACGAAGGACCGGCCGCCTCGGTCCGCGAGATCCTCGCGCTGGTCAAAGCGAGCGGCGACACGGCGTTGCGGGACCTGACCGAGCGGTTCGACGGCGTGCGCGTCGGCGACCTGCGAGTGCCCCCGGAGGCCGTGAGCGGCGCCCTGGACCGGATCCCGGCGAAGCTCAGGGAGGCGCTCGAGGTAGCGCACGGCAACATCGTCGACTACCACCGGGCGCAGCTGCATCCGGATGTCCGCTATGAGAAAGACGGGATCGTCGTGCGGGAAGCCCGCCGTGCCGTCGACAGGGCGGGGTTGTACGTCCCGGGAGGGCGGGCCCCGCTGGCCTCAACGGTGCTGATGACCGCTGCACCGGCGCGCGTCGCAGGCGTGGGGGCGCTCGCGATGTGCTCACCACCGGGTCCCGACGGCGCGATCGCCGACGCCATCCTCGCCGCGGCGGCGATCGCCGGTGTCGACGAGGTCTACCGCGTCGGTGGCGCGCAGGCCATCGGCGCGCTCGCGTACGGGACGGAGTCGATCCCGGCGGTGGACGTCATCGTCGGGCCAGGGAACCGCTACGTCGCGATCGCGGAGCGACTCGTGGCCGGCGAGGGCGCGGTTGGCGTGCCGTCGGCTTTCACCGGGCCGTCGGAGGTCGCGGTGGTGGCCGACGAATCGACCCCGCCGGAGTACGCCGCGGTCGATCTCGTCGTGCAGGCCGAGCACGGGCCCGACGGACTCGCCTACCTGATCACGTGGTCCCCCGACGCGGCGAAGGCGATCGCCGCCGAAGTGGAGCGAATCACCGCAGCATCGCCGCGCCGCGCCGAGATCGAATCCACCCTCACGCGCGGCGGGTTCTCCGTCCTGGTCGACGGACCCGAGCAGGCGATGGCCGTCGCGAACGCCGTGGCCGCCGAGCACCTCGAGCTGCTCAACGACGACCCCGAATCGCTGGTCCCCCTGCTTCGCAGCGCCGGCGCCGTGTTCCTCGGCCTGTGGGCACCCGCCAGCCTCGGCGACTACGCCGCGGGACCCAACCACGTGCTTCCCACAGCTCGCTCGGCGCGCTTCGGCAGCGCGCTGCGCGTCGACGACTTCTGCAAATTCATCCACCTGGTCGACGTGCAACGTTCCGCTCTCGAGCGGCTCGCGCCCCATGTCGCCGCCATGGCCGAGAGCGAAGGGCTCGCCGCGCACGCGGACTCGGTGCTCATGCGGGCCGGCAGCAGGACCTCCTGATGCCGCTCCCCGAACCGCGCGAGGACCTTGGCCTTCGAGAGGGCTACCACTCCCCGCAGGTCGACGTCTCCGTGCGGCTCAACACCAACGAGTCGCCCCTTCCGCCTCCTCCCGCCTGGCTCGACGCTCTCGCCGCCGAGATGCGGCAGATCCCGTTCAACAGGTACCCGGACCGCAACGCCACCGGTCTCCGCAAGGCGATCGCGCGGTTCCACGGGGTCGGAGCGGACCAGGTGTTCTGCGCCAACGGCTCCAATGAGGTCCTCCAGTCGATCTGCCTCGCCTACGGAGGTCCCGGCCGTAGCGCGGCGGTGTTCGAGCCGACGTACGCGCTCCACTCGCACATCGCGCACCTCACCGCCACCGCGGTCGTCGAAGGCCGGCGCCGGGCGGACTTCTCGCTCGATCTCGCAGAAGTCGACGATGTGCTGGCCGCCAACAACCCGTCGATCACGTTTCTCTGCTCGCCCAACAACCCGACCGGCATGGCGGAGAACCTCACGACCGTCGAGCACGTTCTCGAAGCGAGCCCGGGCCTGCTCGTCGTCGACGAAGCCTACGGCCAGTTCGCCGACTGGTCGGCCACGGACCTAGTCGGCGGCTCGCGCCCGCTCGTCGTGACGCGCACGTTCTCCAAGACCTGGTCGATGGCCGCGGCGCGGCTCGGGTACCTGCTCGGCCCTCCCGAAGTGGTCGCCACACTCGAGAGAGTCGCCCTGCCCTACCACCTCGACGCGCTGAAG
This window contains:
- a CDS encoding MaoC family dehydratase, with translation MVTTIDGISGLEQRVGEHLGYSEWHEVTQEQVNLFADATGDHQWIHVDVERAKAGPFGAPIAHGYLTLSLAPMLLSEILVVSGVAMGINYGLNKLRFPSPVPVGSKLRAGATLAGVEQVSGGVQVTLAVTFETEGGSKPACVADILFRYYS
- the rlmN gene encoding 23S rRNA (adenine(2503)-C(2))-methyltransferase RlmN produces the protein MVGSRMVGSRMVGAYELTREELGRLLEGEPAYRVDQVWRGLHAEGRRPSEMTNLPARLRSRLESALPPALTRVAESVSDGGRTVKWLWQLEGGAQAETVLMHYPERATVCVSSQAGCAMRCSFCATGQAGFSRNLSAGEIVEQVVVARRAAMPARLSNVVFMGMGEPLANYDNLWAALRRIHDELGISARHLTVSTVGVIPGIRRMAGEDLPVNLAVSLHAANDELRSSLVPLNRRYPIDSLMEACGQYVTAKGRRLSFEWALISGVNDRPSDAEELALLARPLGAHVNLIPLNPTPGYRVRGSSPPAVRGFRDMLVSLGVNATVRRNRGTDIDAACGQLAARVGAGATGRGGGGGR
- the mshD gene encoding mycothiol synthase, which encodes MHRIEINRHIDGDDAASLRALFDAAAAADAHAALDEHAWLDLVHGGREGFAGLVAWESGHDHPVGYAQVSRGSGNWALEYVVDPHHRVPGNTIGADLLKAAVDVIASEGGGHVHMWVNQPRPHHDRIAESVGLKPGRVLYQMRRPLPVEESARDGAPPIAVRTFEVGSDEEAWLEVNNRAFHWHPEQGGWDLATIKQREAEPWFDAAGFLLHEDSSGKIDGFCWTKVHADDEPPLGEIYVIAVDPEAGEPRPGLGRSLVLAGLDHLYGKGIRTGMLYVDADNAKAVKLYVDMGFVVNHLDQAYVGDVPSSR
- the nth gene encoding endonuclease III, which encodes MAKPRTAKGRARETAHRLAAEYPGTVRELCALDFKTPFQLLVATVLSAQTTDERVNMVTPDVFARYPEPADLAAADPGELEEMIHSTGFFRSKTKSLIGLGRALDERFGGEVPDNIADLVTVPGVGRKTANVILSVAFDKPGLAVDTHVTRLTRLLGLTESADPVRIESDVCAVLPPGEWGSFGLRLILHGRRVCIARRPQCADCVLADFCPSSRAPTGKAAKAR
- the hisD gene encoding histidinol dehydrogenase; the encoded protein is MSPPQATPLLTPLDLRGATGDMAKHLPEPPASDEGPAASVREILALVKASGDTALRDLTERFDGVRVGDLRVPPEAVSGALDRIPAKLREALEVAHGNIVDYHRAQLHPDVRYEKDGIVVREARRAVDRAGLYVPGGRAPLASTVLMTAAPARVAGVGALAMCSPPGPDGAIADAILAAAAIAGVDEVYRVGGAQAIGALAYGTESIPAVDVIVGPGNRYVAIAERLVAGEGAVGVPSAFTGPSEVAVVADESTPPEYAAVDLVVQAEHGPDGLAYLITWSPDAAKAIAAEVERITAASPRRAEIESTLTRGGFSVLVDGPEQAMAVANAVAAEHLELLNDDPESLVPLLRSAGAVFLGLWAPASLGDYAAGPNHVLPTARSARFGSALRVDDFCKFIHLVDVQRSALERLAPHVAAMAESEGLAAHADSVLMRAGSRTS
- the hisC gene encoding histidinol-phosphate transaminase, producing the protein MPLPEPREDLGLREGYHSPQVDVSVRLNTNESPLPPPPAWLDALAAEMRQIPFNRYPDRNATGLRKAIARFHGVGADQVFCANGSNEVLQSICLAYGGPGRSAAVFEPTYALHSHIAHLTATAVVEGRRRADFSLDLAEVDDVLAANNPSITFLCSPNNPTGMAENLTTVEHVLEASPGLLVVDEAYGQFADWSATDLVGGSRPLVVTRTFSKTWSMAAARLGYLLGPPEVVATLERVALPYHLDALKQAAGRLALEFAPEMEERVGLIVRERQRVVAALERLGVTTWPSQSNFVLLRPERRKGSEVWQGLLQRSVLVRDTSSWPGLEGCLRVTIGTPAENDAFLSALQEVLGDK